The following is a genomic window from Salinibacterium sp. UTAS2018.
TAGAGCTCGCTATCGGGCTCGAGCAACGACACGAGCACCGCGTATTCGCAGCCTTTCTCGCTGCGGTCTTTGTCGAGTTCTTTCAAGAAGTCTTCGTTGCGCTTCTTGGTGGCTGTGGTGTCGGCTTCGTTCTTCATTTCGAACATGATCGAGACGATCTCGGTGCCGGACTCATCCGCCTCTTTGAAGATGTAGTCGCCCTTGCTACCGCTTCGAGCGTCATTGTCTTTCTCGAAATACGCCTTCGGAAACGCGGTAGCCCGAATTTGGTTGAACGTCGTTTCGCAGTGAATCTCGAGCGTCTCACCGATCATCTTGGTGGAGAGCCGTGCCTTCATGTCGCGCAGTCGCTCGATCGCGTCGTCGCGGTCCTTGAGCTGAGTCTCGTACTTGTCCTTCATCGAGGTTTCAGCGAGTTTCTTCTCCAGCTCGACCCGCTCAAGAGTGCCCTTGAGGCCATCGCGCTCTTTCTCGACGGCGCCGACCGCTGCTGAGAGCGCCAACTGCTGTTCTGAGCCTGCAGCCTGAAGCTTCGACTTCAGCGCCTGGATCTCGGCTTCTTTCTCTGCGGTGGCGGCTTGGAGCTCGCTCACACGCTTCGCTTCAGCCAGCTCGGCGGCAGACTCCCTCTCCCGCTTGGCTTTCTCGAGTTCGTTCGCCAGGGCATCACGCTCGGTTTGCACAGCGCTCAGAGCCTCGGACACTGCCAGCTTCTGAGCAACAGCGCCGGAGTCCAGCTGCGCCTTCAGCTCCTGTATGGCGGCATCCTTCTTCGATGCTTCGGCCTGCAGCTCCCGCGCGACCGTCGCTTCGGCAAGCGCGATCTCCGCCTTCTTGGTGGCCTCGGCCGACTCGAGGCGCTCGTGAAGCTCACTCTCGAACTCGCGGTCACGAATCTGCTTCACGATATCGGCATACCCCGCCTCATCGATCGTGAACGCTTTGCCACAGTGAGGGCAGGTAACTTCGTGCATCGGCGCGTCTTCCATTCAGCTCTGCGGGAGATGGATGCACGCCCGCTGCAGTTACTTCGCGCGGCGCACCCCAGTTCGTTCTCGCTCAGGCTAGTGGCTGCGGCGCTCGTGAGGCAGTTGCCGCACGGTTACTCGCGCCGGATGAGTACTTACGCCGTCTACCGTCGACTGATCGCAATCGCCGACATCGAAGGCTCGGATGCGCCTCTCGTATCGGGTTCCGCGCCGAGGCCGTCGATCCCCGCGGTATTTGGCAACTAGGGCGTGATGAGTGCTTTGAGGGTGTTTGGATCACGCGTCGCTTCGAACGCCTCTTCGACGCGATCGAGTGAGAAGGTACTAGTTACGAGTGACTCTAGGTCGACAGCTCCCGAAGCCACGAGCTCAATGGCTAACGGCCAGGTATTCGCGTAACGGAAGACGCCAGTAACAAGCAACTCGCGACCTTGAATTCGTGAAACGGGCAATGAAACATCGTCTGCGCCCATGCCGACGAGCACGGCGATTCCCGCGGGGGCGAGAGCCAAGATACCCGCGCGAATGGCGGAGGGAGCACCCGACGCATCGATGAACGCGTCGACCTCCGGGACCTCGTCAGCAGATACCACGGTCGGGTCGATCACTGATGTAGCGCCGAATTCAAGCGCTCGATCACGTCTGGCTGCGGCCAGATCAGAGACAATAACCTCGGTAGCGCCATACGCCCGCGCGACCTGAGCTAGCAGGATCCCTACCGGCCCTGCACCCGCGATCAACACCCGCGATCCTGGCTGAGTCAACGCTTTTTTATGCGCCCAAATCGCCACCGATAGCGGTTCGAATAACGAGGCCGCTTCCAACGATACGGAGTCTGGAATAGCGAAAGCGTAGTCAGCCTGAATCACAGCGAATTCGGCGAACGCCCCGTGAATCGGTGGGGTCGCGTAGAACTCGATGGACGGGCACAGGTTGTAGCGCCCGCGCTTACACTGTGTGCAGATGCGGCAAGCCCGCTGCGGCTCGATCGAGACGCGCTCGCCAATTCGGTCCGCCGAGACTTCTGTTCCTACGGCGACGATCGTGCCGGATGCTTCGTGGCCGAGAATAAGTGGAGCGTCGACAACGAAGTCGCCGATTCGACCTTCATGGAAATAGTGAACATCGGAACCACAGACACCGACGGCGGCAATTCGCACCAATACCTGGTCCGAAGCCAGAACAGGGGTATCAACCTCGCGAACAACGAGGTGGTGTGCACTCTCAAGCACGCTTGCACGCATGCGGGAAGGGACTTCTTGCAAGGAGCTCATTCTTCTGACCCTATTTCTCTAAAGTTCGGCAGGCGGGTTGGTTAGTGCAAAGCGTCGGCGATATGTCCTGCGACGCGAAGGGCGTTCGCGAAGATGGTTAGTGTGGGGTTCACGCTCCCGTTAGTGGGATGCAGCGAACTATCACACGCGTAGACCCGCCGTGTTCCCCACACACGACCGGTGGGAGCAGTGGCTGAAACTGCCGAGGAGCTGCCCATGCGCATGGTGCCACAGGAATGTTCCCCCGCAGCGGCGACGATCGCCGGTCCGGCCAGACGTTTCACGTCGTTCGCCCCGGCTTCGCGCAGCCACGCCGCAGCTGCGGTTGACATGAAGTCCTGAACTTCGCGGGTGCTCGAGTGCACTTCCTTGCGCAGTCGAGCGACAGGCTGCCCCCATCGGTCTGCGGCCAGAGACGAAACCTCAACCCGGGACGAGGCCATCGGAATCTCCTGACCGATCCCAAATGCACCAAACATGTGCTGTCTGCCCTCCCGCATCCACTCTTTGTGTTCGGAGCCCCATGCCGGATGCCCGAGGGCACCAGCCATACCAGCCGAGGTCACGGGCAGCATCTGGTTGAGGTCAAAAATTACCCCGCCTCCCCACGGTGACTGAGAGCTGTGCACGTGGTCGAGAGTCGCGATCGAGTGTCCCGGTCCCCGGAAGCTCTTCACCCCCGGGGAGATGTTGCCGAGGACCATCACGAAACTGTGATCATGGAGGTGGCGACCCACCTGGTCATTGCCAAGGCCGCTCGCCGCGATAAGACGCGGGGTCTCCACAGCGCCAGCCGCAACGACGACTACCGACGCCGTTACGTCAACCGTTTGAGGAGTCGTGCTCGCGTCAGCGACAATCTGCACTCGCGCGCCGCTGACGCCGTCTTCGATGTGAATCGCTTGGGCATCAACCATGAAGTCGCAACTCCCGGTGTTGATGGCGCGCGGGAGCAACGTGTTGTGCGCGCCACTCTTCGCATTCACCGGGCAAGCGTGGCCGACGCACTGCGCACATTTCACGCACGCGGGACGTCCATCGTGCGGAATTGAATTCAGCGCGAGGGGCACCGGGCCCCACCTCCAGCCGAGACGATCGGCTGCCGCGCCGAGCACCTCGCGCGCTGGCTCGCTTTCCATGGCAGGCAGAGGGTAGGGTCGCGAGCGCGGGGTGCGCGAGGTGAGACCGCCTTCCTCACCGGCGACGCCCAACTCGTCTTCCGCACGACCGTAATAAGGTTCCATTTCGGCGTAATCGACTGGCCAGTCCGCGAGACTGGTCCCCTCCGGCACGCCATACGTGGTGGCCATCGCAAAGTCCTCTGGCATGAACCGCCACGCCATACCCTGCCAAAGACGGGTCCCACCGCCGACAGTCATAGCGTTGAGGCCATAGGGGCCAGCGCTACCGTCGCCCTGAACCACAACCTCGTCGCCATCGGCGTTTTCAATAACACGCGGATGCCCTGCGCCAGGGCCAACAACTGAGTTGTAGAGGCCTGTGCGCTTGCCGTGTAGATGATCATCGCGGAGGGCGGCCTGGCTGAGCTGTAGAGCCCGCTCCACGATCAACACATTCTTTCCGCGCTCGGTGAGCACGCGGGCCGCTGATGCGCCGCCCGGCCCACTACCGATAATGACAGCGTCGTAACTACCACGGAGCTGATCGACGGTAATCGTCGGCAATAGCTCTGGTTCGACAGGCTCGACACCCTCCGGTAGTGACCTAAAACCGACCATTCCTGGCCCGGCAGGGTCTCGTCCCTCCGAAGGTGCGTAGAAGCCTTCCCAACTAATGCGCAGCAAAGTCGCGAGTTCGTCGGCGGCCTCAGCGAGTTGTCCAAGCTCGCTGAGAACCCGATCTTGTTCAGCTGCTGGAGCTCGCGAGAAGCTGGCTAGCCCGCCGCCCACGGCATCGTCTAGTCGATCCCCGAGAGAGCATAGGGCAGCGAGCGCCCAGTCCAGCTCAGGATTGATTGCAGCGTCAGCCAGT
Proteins encoded in this region:
- a CDS encoding NAD(P)-dependent alcohol dehydrogenase translates to MSSLQEVPSRMRASVLESAHHLVVREVDTPVLASDQVLVRIAAVGVCGSDVHYFHEGRIGDFVVDAPLILGHEASGTIVAVGTEVSADRIGERVSIEPQRACRICTQCKRGRYNLCPSIEFYATPPIHGAFAEFAVIQADYAFAIPDSVSLEAASLFEPLSVAIWAHKKALTQPGSRVLIAGAGPVGILLAQVARAYGATEVIVSDLAAARRDRALEFGATSVIDPTVVSADEVPEVDAFIDASGAPSAIRAGILALAPAGIAVLVGMGADDVSLPVSRIQGRELLVTGVFRYANTWPLAIELVASGAVDLESLVTSTFSLDRVEEAFEATRDPNTLKALITP
- a CDS encoding DUF2130 domain-containing protein; its protein translation is MHEVTCPHCGKAFTIDEAGYADIVKQIRDREFESELHERLESAEATKKAEIALAEATVARELQAEASKKDAAIQELKAQLDSGAVAQKLAVSEALSAVQTERDALANELEKAKRERESAAELAEAKRVSELQAATAEKEAEIQALKSKLQAAGSEQQLALSAAVGAVEKERDGLKGTLERVELEKKLAETSMKDKYETQLKDRDDAIERLRDMKARLSTKMIGETLEIHCETTFNQIRATAFPKAYFEKDNDARSGSKGDYIFKEADESGTEIVSIMFEMKNEADTTATKKRNEDFLKELDKDRSEKGCEYAVLVSLLEPDSELYNSGIVDVSHRYPKMYVVRPQFFIPIITVLRNAALNSLTYKNELALVKAQSIDVTNFEEELDSFKSGFARNFDLASRKFQTAIDEIDKSIDHLQKTKDALLGTNRNLRLANDKAQDVTIKKLTRGNPTMAEKFSDLNKGDE
- a CDS encoding GMC family oxidoreductase N-terminal domain-containing protein, which translates into the protein MTVHGTVRQLVSLATLRAAVNRIIPADNFPAGWEGGVADHLVPGADSGLADAAINPELDWALAALCSLGDRLDDAVGGGLASFSRAPAAEQDRVLSELGQLAEAADELATLLRISWEGFYAPSEGRDPAGPGMVGFRSLPEGVEPVEPELLPTITVDQLRGSYDAVIIGSGPGGASAARVLTERGKNVLIVERALQLSQAALRDDHLHGKRTGLYNSVVGPGAGHPRVIENADGDEVVVQGDGSAGPYGLNAMTVGGGTRLWQGMAWRFMPEDFAMATTYGVPEGTSLADWPVDYAEMEPYYGRAEDELGVAGEEGGLTSRTPRSRPYPLPAMESEPAREVLGAAADRLGWRWGPVPLALNSIPHDGRPACVKCAQCVGHACPVNAKSGAHNTLLPRAINTGSCDFMVDAQAIHIEDGVSGARVQIVADASTTPQTVDVTASVVVVAAGAVETPRLIAASGLGNDQVGRHLHDHSFVMVLGNISPGVKSFRGPGHSIATLDHVHSSQSPWGGGVIFDLNQMLPVTSAGMAGALGHPAWGSEHKEWMREGRQHMFGAFGIGQEIPMASSRVEVSSLAADRWGQPVARLRKEVHSSTREVQDFMSTAAAAWLREAGANDVKRLAGPAIVAAAGEHSCGTMRMGSSSAVSATAPTGRVWGTRRVYACDSSLHPTNGSVNPTLTIFANALRVAGHIADALH